The window CACCCGGTGATCGGCGGCAAGCCGGTGCGTCTGCAACTGGACTCGCAGGACGATGCCGCCGATCCGCGCACGGGAACCCAGGTGGCGCAGAAGCTGGTCGATGAAGGTGTGGTCGCCGTGGTCGGCGATATCAACTCTGGCGTATCGATTCCGGCCTCGCGCATCTATAGCGAAGCGCAGGTGGTGCAGATCTCGCAGGGCTCGACGAACCCCGCATTCACGCAGCAGGGCTACAAGACGACGTTTCGCGTCGTCGCGACGGACGCCTTGCAGGGGCCGGCGCTCGCGCGCTACGCGCTCGACGCGCTGCACGCGAAACGGATTGCCGTGATCGACGATTCGACGGCCTACGGGCAAGGGCTGGCCGACGAGTTCGTGAAGGCCGCGACGGCGCACGGAGCCACCATCGTCACGCGCGAAGCGACCAACGACAAGGCCACCGACTTCCGCGCGATTCTGACGAAGATCAAGGGGCTGCGGCCTGACGTCATCATGTACGGCGGTTCGGACGCGACGGCCGGGCCGCTCGTGAAGCAAGCCGCGAACCTCGGCATAACGGCAAGCGTGCTCGGCGGCGACGGCGCATGCACGGACAAGATGGTGAGCCTTGCCGGCGACGCGATCGGCAACGTCGTGTGCTCCGAAGCCGGCCTTGCGCTCTCGAAGATGCCGAAAGGGCAGGAGTTCGAGCGACGCTATACGACGCGCTACAACGTGCCGATCGATGCGTATGCCCCCTTCGCCTACGACGCCGTCTACGTAATCTACGATGCAATGAAGCGTGCCGATTCGACTGATCGCGCCAAGATCCTGGCCGCGATGCCCGCCACGCAGTACGACGGCGTGATCGGCAAAATCGCGTTCGATCCGCACGGCGATCTGAAAGACGCGGCCATCACGATCTACCAGTTCAAGGACAAGAAGAAGACCGTGATGGACGTCATCAAAATGTAGAGCGCAGCGTGACGCCGCCGCACTTTACGTGCACTTAGGGCTCAAAGAAAATTTTCACGCACCATTTCCAGCACATCGGCCCCGCGGCCGCTCAGCACCGCGCGAACGGAGTACAGCGCCATGCCGATCACGGGCTTCGCTTCGAAGAACGGCGGCTTGACCAGTTCGAGCGGATTGGTGAGGACGTCGAGCAGCGCGGGGCCGGGTTGGGCCAGCCACTCCTGGATGGCCGCCGGCAGCTCGGACGCGTGTTGTACGCGTTTCCCCCAGAGGCCAATGGCGGCGGCCACCTTGCCGAAGTCCGGATTCTTGAGCTTGGTGAACGTGTCGAGCATGCCCTCGGACTTCTGCTCGATTTCCACAAAGCCGAGCTTGCCGTTGTTGAACACGACGATCTTGATCGGCACCTCTTCCTGGATCGCGGTGAGCAGCTCGCCGAAGAGCATCGTAATGCCGCCGTCGCCGCACATGGCGATGACCTGGCGGCCGGGCGCCGCCTTTTGGATGCCTAGCGCGCTCGGGAGGGCGGTCGCCATGGTGCCGTGCAGAAGGCTGCCGAAGATCTCGCGTTTTCCGTTGGCCTGGAGCAAGCGGAGCGCCCACACGATCGGCGAGCCGTCGTCTGCGCAAAAGAGCGCGTCATCGGCGGCGTATTCGTCGATCAGCGACGTCAGATACGAGCCGGGAATGCTGTCGTTGTGTCCGGGCACGAGCTGCTTTTTTGTCGACGCCATCGTGTCGGTGTAGCGCTGAACGTATTTCTCCTGAAACGAGGCGTCCTCCTTGCGTTCGAGGAGCGGCAGCAACGCCTCCAGAGTGGGTTGAATGTCGCCGACCGCGCCTAGCGTGATGTGATGGCGCCGGCCCAAATGCGTGGGGTCGAGATCGATCTGAACGATCTTGGCCGAGTCGGGGTAGAACTGACGCCACGCAAAGTCGGCGCCGAGCAAGAGCAGGGTGTCGCATTCGAGCAGCGCGTTATAGCCGGCCTCGTTCCCGAGGATGCCCGTCATGCCGATGTTGTAGGGATTGCCCGGCTCGAGAAAACATTTGGCGCGAGACGTGTGGGCGATCGGCGCCTTGAGGCGGTCGGCGACCGCCACGATTTCGTCGAGCGCGCCCTCGCAGCCGGACCCCGCATAGATCGCGATTTTCTTGCCGGCGTTGAGGGTCCGCGCGATCTCGTCGATCTCCGCGTCGCTCGGGCGGACAGTCGGGCGGCTATGGTGAACGCGATACGGAAAATCGTCGGACACTTCGCCGTGGGAGATGTCGACCGGCACGATCAGCACGGCGACGCCTCGCTTGGCCAAGGCGGCCTGGCACGCCATCACGGTCTTCTTCCTGGCTTGATCGGCCGTCAGGATCATGTCGCAGAACACGGAACATTCTTTGAACACTGACTTGAAGTCCACCTCCTGAATGAACTCGAAACCCATCTCGCTCATCGTCACCTGACTCGCGATCAAGACGACAGGGGCGCGATTGCGGTTCGCCTCATACAAGCCGTTGATGAAGTGCAGGCTGCCCGGGCCGCAACTGCCCGCGCACGCCGTCAGGTTGTGGGTGAAGTTCGCCTCCGCGCCCGCGGCGAAGGCGCCGGCCTCCTCATGGCGCACATGGACCCACTCGATGGAACTGCGCTCCAGGTTCTCGGCAAAGAGATTGAGCGTATCGCCTACGATGCCGTAGCAGCGCTTGACGCCCGCTTGCTCGAGAACCTCGACGATGATCTCTGCGACTTTCATACCCATATCTATCTCCGGCTTGAATGAGGATCGAGTGGGGAAAGGCATGCGGGGCGACGCAGGCCGTGAAAATCGCTCCCCTGAAGCGTTGACGATAAGGCGATCTCAAGGTCGCGCCCACCGTCCTAGCGGGTGCGCTGGATACATACCTTGGTATAGGTTCGCTTTCGATTGCGTTACGGTTGGGCCGGAGCGTCCGGCGGCTTATCATTTGCCCCGGCGCCAGCACTCTTTGTGGGAACGTGACATGCCTCTGTCAAAGGTCGATCTGAATCTGTTCGTTGTCTTCGAAGCGGTCTATAGAACGCGAAACCTGACACGCGCGGCCGAGATGCTGTTCATCACTCAGCCAGCTGTCAGCAACGCGCTGGCGCGGATGCGCAAAGCGTTCGACGATCCGCTCTTTGTCAGCACATCGAGCGGCATGATCCCGACTCCGGTTTCGGAGAACATCATCGGCCGGGTGCGCGAGGCGCTGCAGTTGCTCGATTCGAGCACGCACGTGGGAGGACTTTTCGACCCCGCCACCTCCGAGCGCACGTTTCGGCTCAGCATGACCGACCTCACGGAAGCGCTCCTGCTGCCGGCCTTGCAGGAGGTGCTGCAGCGGCTCGCGCCCGGCATGCGCATCGAAAGCTACTTCACGACGCGTCGAGAGGTGCCCGAAGCGCTGGCCAGCGGCGCGGTCAATCTGGCGATCGACGCGCCATTGATCGATGACCCCTACCTCGAACAAGAGCCGCTGGGCCGCGACCGCTACGCCTGCATGCTGCGCCACGGCCATCCGTACACCAAGAAAAAGCTGACGATCGACGACTACCTCGGGTTCGGTCATGTCCATGTTTCGAGCCGCCCGCAAGGAACGGGTCTCGTCGACGCCGAACTGAACAAGATGGGCCTGAGGCGATCGATTCAGACACGGGTTCAACACTATCTGGTCGCCCCGTTGATCGCGATGCGAACCGATCTCGTCCTCACGGCTCCCCTGGTGCTGCTGCAGCGGTATGACGCGCGTATCCTCGAACTGCCGTTCGATCTCCCGGATCTCGAGACGCATTGCTACTGGCATCGAAGCGTGACGGGAGACCCGGCTCATCGTTGGCTGCGCGAGCAGATTGGGCGTCTCATGCGGGAAAAGAACCGGTAGCCGGGCCGGATGAAGCAGGCGTGGAGCCTGTGCACTCGGTGTCACGAATAGTTATGGCCCGCTATCACAACAATAAATTTCCTGAATGACGCGGCGCTAGGTAATCTGCTATCCAAGTTGAAGCGAGGATGGCATGGCAGAACTCTATCTCGTACGGCATGGCCAGGCGTCGTTCGGCGCCGAAAACTATGACGAGCTCTCACCTTCCGGGCGTACCCAATCGCATTGGCTGGGCGAGTACTTTGCGCAGGCGAAGTTGCGATTCGATCGCGTGGTCATTGGAACGATGCGGCGGCATCGGCAGACCGCCGACGCCATTCTCGACGCCATGGAGGGGCCGCAAGCGGAGATCGCGCCAGACGCGGGCTTGAACGAGTACGACTTCCAGGCGTTGTTCGCGGCGCTCGGTGAAGCGGACTTGGCACCGGGTATGACGGCCGCAAGCTCAAAGAAGGACTTCTACAAAGGGCTCAAGCACGTGCTTCAGCTTTGGGCCGACGACCGATTGCCGGGCTGCGTTCCGGAGACATGGCGGCAGTTCCAGGCGCGCGTCGAGCGTGCGCGCAGCGACATCCAGCGCAGCGGCGGCAGGTGTGTTCTCGTGGTGAGTTCCGGTGGCCCGATCGCGGTCACGGCGCAACAGGTTCTGCAGGCGCCCGATGCCGCCGCGATTGCACTGAACATGCAGATTCGGAACAGCAGCGTTTGCCAGTATGTCTTTAACGAAAGCGCGATGTCGCTCGTCAGCCTCAATGGCGTGCCACATCTCGAACGCGCCGACCGGCATGAATTCGTCACTTACGGCTGACCTCATTCAGACAAGGACTTCCGCTAGATCATGAACGCCAGCCTTCAATTCGACATCGAAGCACTCACGCGTTATCTGACCGCGCACGTGCCCGGGTTTCGAGGCCCGATGTCCGTCGAGAAATTTGCCGGCGGACAATCCAACCCGACGTTTCTCTTGAATGCGCAAAGCGGCCGCTACGTGCTGAGGCGTCAACCTCCCGGCACGCTGCTCAAGTCCGCGCATGCCGTCGATCGCGAGTTTCGCGTGCTGTCGGCACTGAGCCGTACACCTGTGCCTGTCGCCCGTGCCTATCACCTGTGCGAAGACCGCGACGTCATCGGCAGCCTGTTTTACGTCATGAGCTACGAAGACGGGCGCATCTTCTGGAATCCGGCTCTGCCCGAAGTGCCTGTCGAGAAGCGTGGTGACATCTTTGACGCCCTGCTCGGCACGATGGCGGCGCTCCACGACGTCGATATCGACGAAGCCGGCTTGTCGGACTACGGCCGGCCCGGCAACTATTTCGAGCGTCAAATCGACGTCTGGACCAAGCAATATCGCGCCGCGCAGACGGATGATCTGGAGGCCATGGAGTCGCTGATCGAGTGGCTGCCTGTCCACTGCCCGGAGGAGACAGGAAAGCCGTCGCTCGTGCATGGCGACTTCCGTATCGATAACCTCATCTTCATGCACGATGCGCCGCGAGTTCGCGCGGTGCTCGATTGGGAGCTGTCCACGCTCGGCAATCCGCTCGCTGACATCGCGTACTTCTGCATGTGTTTGCGACTGCCGCCCGGGGGACATATCGCCGGGCTCGGTGGATTGGACCGAAGGGCGTTGGGGGTGCCGGACGAGGCGGCGATCGTCGAGCGCTACTGCGAGCTGCGGGGCATGTCGTCGATCGAGAACTGGAATTTTTACCTGGCGTTCGGTTTCTTCCGGCTCGCCGCGATCGCGCAGGGGGTAAAGAAACGCGCTTTGAGCGGTAACGCATCGAATGAAAAGGCGAGACAGGTGGGGGAGATGGCTGGAGCGCTGGCAAAGATGGGTGTGGACCTGATCTGAAGACAGGCACAAAACCGAAACGTAGAGATGTAGGAGACGAACTTGACGACTAATTTGTTCGACCTGAAGGGGAAGATTGCTTTGGTGACGGGCGCGAGCCGCGGTATCGGCGAGGAAATCGCCAAGCTGCTCGCCGAACAGGGCGCGCATGTGATCGTGGCGAGCCGCAAGCTCGAGGATTGCGAAGCCGTGGCGCGCGAGATCCAAGAGGCGGGCGGAAGCGCCGAAGCGCAGCCGTGCCATGTCGGGCGCCTCGAGGACATCCTCGCGATCTTCCAGCACATTCGTGCACGGCATGGCCGCCTGGACATTCTCGTCAACAACGCAGCGACGAATCCGTATTACGGCCACATTCTCGATACCGATCTGACGGCATTCGAAAAGACCGTTGAGGTGAACCTGCGCGGGTACTTCTTCATGTCCGTGGAAGGGGGCAAGCTGATGCGGGAGAACGGCGGCGGCGCGATCGTCAACACGGCTTCGGTGAACGCATTGCAGCCAGGCGACAAGCAGGGGATCTATTCGATCACGAAAGCCGCTGTCGTCAACATGACGAAGGCATTCGCGAAGGAGTGCGGGCCGTTGGGAATACGCGTGAATGCGTTGCTTCCCGGCTTGACCAAAACCAAATTCGCGGGGGCGCTGTTCGCCGATCAGGCCACGTATGAACACTGGATGTCCCGCATTCCGCTGCGGCGTCACGCGGAACCGCGCGAGATGGCGGGGACGGTGCTTTATCTCGTGTCCGACGCCTCGAGCTACACCAATGGCGAGTGCATCGTCGTCGACGGCGGACTGACGATCTAGCCACGCGGTCGACGCCATGCGCCGACGCCTTTAATCACGATTCTGGAAGAGTAAAAATGGATTTTGCCTACAGCCCCAAGGTCGAAGCTCTGCGCACGCAAGTGCGTACGTTCATGGACACACACATCGTCCCGCGCATCCGGCAATGGCATGACGAAGTCAGCGCGGGCCAGTATCCGGTCTCCTTCATGGAGGACCTCAAAGCGCGGGCGCGTGAGGAGGGTCTCTGGAATCTTTTCCTTCCGCATCTGCGCGATGACGAGCCCGGTACGCGCCTCACCAATCTCGAGTACGCGCCGCTGGCCGAAATCATGGGGCGCGTGTCGTGGGCGTCGGAGGTGTTCAACTGCAATGCGCCGGACACCGGCAACATGGAACTGCTCCATATGTTCGCCACGCCGGCTCAGCGCGAGCAGTGGCTCGAACCGTTGCTCGACGGCAAGATCCGCTCGGCGTTTGCGATGACGGAGCCGGCCGTGGCCTCCTCGGACGCGACCAATATCACGACGTCGATTCGCCGCGACGGCGACGACTATGTCATCGACGGCCGCAAGTGGTTCATCACGAACGCCGCCCACCCGAATTGCCAGCTCTTCATCGTGATGGGCAAAACGGATCCGGACGCGCCGAGCCATCGTCAGCAAAGCATGAT is drawn from Trinickia violacea and contains these coding sequences:
- a CDS encoding branched-chain amino acid ABC transporter substrate-binding protein; the encoded protein is MIAGVVALAAIQTSAHAADGTPAVVLIGHAAPLTGQLANMGKDSENAARLAIDEINSRHPVIGGKPVRLQLDSQDDAADPRTGTQVAQKLVDEGVVAVVGDINSGVSIPASRIYSEAQVVQISQGSTNPAFTQQGYKTTFRVVATDALQGPALARYALDALHAKRIAVIDDSTAYGQGLADEFVKAATAHGATIVTREATNDKATDFRAILTKIKGLRPDVIMYGGSDATAGPLVKQAANLGITASVLGGDGACTDKMVSLAGDAIGNVVCSEAGLALSKMPKGQEFERRYTTRYNVPIDAYAPFAYDAVYVIYDAMKRADSTDRAKILAAMPATQYDGVIGKIAFDPHGDLKDAAITIYQFKDKKKTVMDVIKM
- a CDS encoding thiamine pyrophosphate-dependent enzyme → MKVAEIIVEVLEQAGVKRCYGIVGDTLNLFAENLERSSIEWVHVRHEEAGAFAAGAEANFTHNLTACAGSCGPGSLHFINGLYEANRNRAPVVLIASQVTMSEMGFEFIQEVDFKSVFKECSVFCDMILTADQARKKTVMACQAALAKRGVAVLIVPVDISHGEVSDDFPYRVHHSRPTVRPSDAEIDEIARTLNAGKKIAIYAGSGCEGALDEIVAVADRLKAPIAHTSRAKCFLEPGNPYNIGMTGILGNEAGYNALLECDTLLLLGADFAWRQFYPDSAKIVQIDLDPTHLGRRHHITLGAVGDIQPTLEALLPLLERKEDASFQEKYVQRYTDTMASTKKQLVPGHNDSIPGSYLTSLIDEYAADDALFCADDGSPIVWALRLLQANGKREIFGSLLHGTMATALPSALGIQKAAPGRQVIAMCGDGGITMLFGELLTAIQEEVPIKIVVFNNGKLGFVEIEQKSEGMLDTFTKLKNPDFGKVAAAIGLWGKRVQHASELPAAIQEWLAQPGPALLDVLTNPLELVKPPFFEAKPVIGMALYSVRAVLSGRGADVLEMVRENFL
- a CDS encoding LysR family transcriptional regulator is translated as MPLSKVDLNLFVVFEAVYRTRNLTRAAEMLFITQPAVSNALARMRKAFDDPLFVSTSSGMIPTPVSENIIGRVREALQLLDSSTHVGGLFDPATSERTFRLSMTDLTEALLLPALQEVLQRLAPGMRIESYFTTRREVPEALASGAVNLAIDAPLIDDPYLEQEPLGRDRYACMLRHGHPYTKKKLTIDDYLGFGHVHVSSRPQGTGLVDAELNKMGLRRSIQTRVQHYLVAPLIAMRTDLVLTAPLVLLQRYDARILELPFDLPDLETHCYWHRSVTGDPAHRWLREQIGRLMREKNR
- a CDS encoding histidine phosphatase family protein, producing MAELYLVRHGQASFGAENYDELSPSGRTQSHWLGEYFAQAKLRFDRVVIGTMRRHRQTADAILDAMEGPQAEIAPDAGLNEYDFQALFAALGEADLAPGMTAASSKKDFYKGLKHVLQLWADDRLPGCVPETWRQFQARVERARSDIQRSGGRCVLVVSSGGPIAVTAQQVLQAPDAAAIALNMQIRNSSVCQYVFNESAMSLVSLNGVPHLERADRHEFVTYG
- a CDS encoding phosphotransferase, which translates into the protein MNASLQFDIEALTRYLTAHVPGFRGPMSVEKFAGGQSNPTFLLNAQSGRYVLRRQPPGTLLKSAHAVDREFRVLSALSRTPVPVARAYHLCEDRDVIGSLFYVMSYEDGRIFWNPALPEVPVEKRGDIFDALLGTMAALHDVDIDEAGLSDYGRPGNYFERQIDVWTKQYRAAQTDDLEAMESLIEWLPVHCPEETGKPSLVHGDFRIDNLIFMHDAPRVRAVLDWELSTLGNPLADIAYFCMCLRLPPGGHIAGLGGLDRRALGVPDEAAIVERYCELRGMSSIENWNFYLAFGFFRLAAIAQGVKKRALSGNASNEKARQVGEMAGALAKMGVDLI
- a CDS encoding SDR family oxidoreductase, producing MTTNLFDLKGKIALVTGASRGIGEEIAKLLAEQGAHVIVASRKLEDCEAVAREIQEAGGSAEAQPCHVGRLEDILAIFQHIRARHGRLDILVNNAATNPYYGHILDTDLTAFEKTVEVNLRGYFFMSVEGGKLMRENGGGAIVNTASVNALQPGDKQGIYSITKAAVVNMTKAFAKECGPLGIRVNALLPGLTKTKFAGALFADQATYEHWMSRIPLRRHAEPREMAGTVLYLVSDASSYTNGECIVVDGGLTI